A stretch of Desulfotalea psychrophila LSv54 DNA encodes these proteins:
- a CDS encoding tetratricopeptide repeat protein: protein MGKNFCRKYLSVIIVLFPLFISGCFVKDFGNTLTHSVKGDYYLSSKKYRAGQESFREEVRENPQSASANYYYGRFLLQNGKAKNSLKYFNKSCLINENKAEYYFWRAMAFADLGQNKNEAADYRRALKRDPRYLQALTYLGHNLFERKKYSEALPFYSRAIAIWPKSPVALYNRAFILKKLHRIPEEELAWQEYLRFHANGDLGKEATDNLNLLRNYSFRNYYLGARTVTVARIRWQPFSAVLTAEGLQSLQSIGEISSRMDGAVLQVVTYQKNNLSLAKQRALSIKRYLLKKFPALSRGKVKLSWFATPQYIKVRGRRLRIDESVNFFTTRD from the coding sequence ATGGGCAAGAATTTTTGTAGAAAATATCTGTCTGTTATCATTGTGCTATTTCCTCTTTTTATTTCCGGATGTTTCGTTAAAGATTTTGGTAATACGCTCACCCATTCTGTAAAGGGAGATTATTATCTCTCAAGCAAAAAGTACAGAGCCGGGCAGGAGAGTTTTAGGGAGGAGGTGAGGGAAAACCCGCAAAGTGCCAGTGCAAATTATTATTATGGCCGTTTTCTTCTCCAGAATGGAAAAGCCAAGAACTCATTGAAATATTTTAATAAGTCCTGCCTCATTAATGAGAATAAGGCGGAGTATTATTTCTGGCGAGCTATGGCCTTTGCCGATCTTGGCCAAAATAAAAATGAAGCAGCTGATTATCGCAGGGCACTTAAGCGTGACCCCCGTTATCTTCAGGCATTAACATATCTTGGCCATAATTTATTTGAACGTAAAAAATATTCAGAGGCCCTTCCCTTTTATTCCCGGGCCATTGCCATATGGCCTAAGAGTCCTGTTGCCCTCTATAACCGGGCCTTTATTTTGAAAAAGCTGCATCGAATTCCTGAAGAGGAGTTGGCCTGGCAGGAATATTTGCGTTTTCATGCCAATGGAGATCTTGGCAAAGAGGCTACTGATAATCTTAATTTGTTAAGAAATTATAGTTTTAGAAATTATTATCTTGGTGCCAGGACGGTGACAGTGGCCAGGATAAGATGGCAGCCATTTTCTGCAGTTTTAACGGCGGAAGGCCTACAGTCATTGCAGTCAATAGGAGAGATTAGTTCTCGTATGGATGGTGCTGTTTTACAGGTGGTGACCTATCAAAAGAATAATTTATCCCTTGCCAAACAACGTGCCCTCTCTATTAAGAGGTATCTGCTCAAGAAGTTCCCCGCATTGTCCCGGGGGAAGGTTAAACTCAGTTGGTTTGCCACTCCACAGTATATAAAGGTAAGGGGTAGGAGACTTCGTATCGATGAATCGGTTAATTTCTTTACTACCAGGGATTAG
- a CDS encoding HD-GYP domain-containing protein, translating to MKNNISRIFHTSKLRNIFLLCFAIAALPPAYNTFFLRPAFTKQLISTTEENAQRVVTHIGSSAFSAAEVFNKESLTTQTKQIAQKSQKDFQIEKITALSKSGEIFFSTLEGEIGKINHSPYFANIVAKGNIYSTIVKSQTITAEHDLPQRDMADMYIPLLQDGKFAGAVEVHYDITAAMSNLEKSLHRSSRIMYTISTFFLFFAVLMLLRMSKAVNQRLMTEKALLRSQHKLENRVSVQTREIEINKKVSMEAMAVLAEYHNKDTDGHLARIQRYVALLTSYLSKNSPYAKYFDKRPHYTDNIIRALLLHDIGEVAIPKTILEKPGKLTNAEYDLVKTHTVIAGEVLNRANVEFSEYFNRDSYLALAADIALYHHERWDGAGYPNGLRGAAIPLAARIVALADVYDALRSKRAYKEAYPHADSVAEIIREKGKQFDPYVTEAFLAMADSFHDISSKNSGASSTETEGKK from the coding sequence ATGAAAAACAATATCTCCAGAATTTTTCACACCTCGAAACTGAGAAACATTTTCCTCTTATGCTTTGCCATAGCAGCCCTGCCGCCGGCCTACAACACCTTCTTCCTGCGACCCGCCTTCACCAAACAGCTTATATCAACTACCGAAGAAAACGCCCAACGGGTAGTCACCCATATAGGTTCTTCGGCATTCTCAGCTGCCGAAGTCTTTAACAAGGAATCTCTGACAACGCAAACAAAGCAGATTGCCCAGAAGAGCCAGAAAGATTTCCAGATAGAAAAAATCACCGCCCTTTCCAAATCAGGAGAAATATTTTTTTCCACCCTAGAGGGGGAGATAGGTAAAATAAATCACAGTCCATATTTTGCAAATATCGTCGCCAAGGGAAATATCTACTCCACCATTGTTAAATCCCAGACCATAACGGCAGAACACGATCTGCCCCAAAGAGATATGGCGGATATGTATATCCCGCTACTGCAGGATGGAAAATTTGCAGGGGCAGTTGAAGTACACTATGACATCACGGCAGCCATGAGCAACCTGGAAAAATCTCTGCACAGATCCTCCCGGATTATGTATACCATCTCCACGTTTTTCCTCTTCTTTGCTGTCCTTATGCTTTTGAGAATGAGCAAAGCCGTCAATCAACGGCTAATGACGGAAAAAGCCCTCCTACGGTCTCAGCATAAACTGGAAAACAGGGTCTCCGTCCAGACGCGTGAAATTGAGATTAACAAGAAAGTTTCAATGGAGGCCATGGCCGTTTTGGCAGAGTACCATAATAAAGATACCGATGGACATCTGGCCAGAATCCAGAGATATGTGGCTCTTCTTACCTCATACCTGAGCAAAAACTCCCCCTATGCCAAATATTTCGACAAGCGCCCGCACTATACAGATAATATCATACGGGCATTGCTTCTCCACGATATCGGAGAGGTGGCTATTCCGAAAACAATACTGGAAAAGCCTGGCAAACTGACAAATGCTGAGTATGATTTAGTAAAAACACATACCGTGATTGCAGGCGAGGTACTCAACAGGGCGAATGTAGAGTTTTCAGAATATTTCAACAGGGACAGCTATCTGGCACTGGCTGCAGATATCGCACTCTATCACCACGAAAGATGGGACGGCGCAGGCTACCCCAATGGCCTGCGGGGTGCAGCAATCCCCCTTGCCGCCAGGATTGTGGCCCTGGCCGATGTCTATGATGCGCTCAGAAGCAAGAGGGCCTACAAAGAGGCCTACCCCCATGCAGATTCAGTGGCTGAAATTATAAGAGAAAAGGGTAAGCAGTTTGACCCATATGTCACCGAGGCCTTTCTGGCCATGGCAGACAGTTTCCATGACATCTCATCAAAAAACAGTGGCGCCAGTTCTACTGAAACAGAAGGTAAAAAATGA
- a CDS encoding nuclear transport factor 2 family protein, whose product MQAEIREILDFLETYFVMLYEGDAETMEKVFHKDAHISFVDNGEVVIADREVLKGRIASRVSSKKAGVAREDNVLTIDFINKNYAMVKVNLVIVDKLFTDYLSLIKNNGQWIIVSKTFQAEPLV is encoded by the coding sequence ATGCAGGCAGAGATTAGAGAAATTTTAGATTTTTTAGAGACGTATTTTGTTATGCTTTATGAAGGTGATGCTGAAACCATGGAGAAGGTTTTTCACAAAGATGCTCATATCTCCTTTGTTGATAATGGCGAGGTAGTTATTGCAGATCGTGAGGTCTTAAAGGGGCGTATTGCCAGTCGTGTTTCTTCTAAAAAGGCTGGGGTAGCTCGTGAAGATAACGTTTTGACAATTGATTTTATCAATAAAAACTATGCAATGGTTAAGGTTAACCTTGTCATTGTGGATAAGCTCTTTACAGATTACCTCTCCCTTATTAAGAACAATGGCCAGTGGATTATTGTCTCTAAGACATTTCAGGCAGAGCCTCTTGTCTAG
- a CDS encoding HD-GYP domain-containing protein, whose product MKDNISRIFHTSKLRNIFLLCFAIAALPPAYNTFFLLPAFTEQLISNTEENAQRVVTHMGSSAFSNATLFNRDSLTAQTGQIAQRTQKDFQIEKITAFSRSGEIFFSTHEEEIGKTNHSPYFSDVVARGNIYSTIVKSQTVTAEDLPAKRNMADIYIPVLQDGKFAGAVEIYYDITTPKRTLEKRLHRSSLIMHTMSTIFLFLAVLMLLRISRAVSQRVMTEKSLLLSQQKLENRVSVQMREIEVNKKISIEAMAVLAEYYNADTGGHLARIQEYVAILTASLMRNSPYAKYLHDHPHYTDNIIQASLLHDIGKVVIPRKILEKPGKLTKEEYDLVKTHTVVAGEVLNRANIEFSEYFNKDSYLALAADIALYHHERWDGTGYPHGLQETEIPLAARIASLADVYDVLRSKRAYKEAYSHADSVAEIIKEKGKQFDPCVTEAFLSMADSFCEISSKNNSNISAKA is encoded by the coding sequence ATGAAAGACAATATCTCCAGAATTTTCCACACCTCGAAGCTAAGAAATATCTTCCTATTATGCTTTGCCATAGCAGCCCTACCGCCCGCCTACAACACATTCTTCCTACTACCCGCCTTCACCGAACAGCTTATATCGAATACCGAAGAGAACGCCCAACGGGTAGTCACCCATATGGGTTCTTCGGCATTTTCAAATGCCACCCTGTTTAACAGGGACTCTCTAACAGCGCAGACAGGCCAGATTGCCCAAAGAACCCAGAAAGATTTCCAGATAGAAAAAATCACCGCCTTCTCCAGATCAGGGGAAATATTTTTCTCCACCCATGAGGAGGAGATAGGTAAAACAAATCACAGTCCATACTTTTCAGATGTCGTCGCCAGGGGAAATATCTACTCTACCATTGTTAAATCCCAGACCGTGACCGCAGAGGATCTCCCGGCAAAAAGAAATATGGCGGATATCTATATTCCGGTGCTGCAGGACGGGAAATTTGCGGGAGCAGTTGAAATATACTATGACATCACAACACCTAAGAGAACGCTGGAAAAACGTCTGCACAGATCCTCCCTCATCATGCATACCATGTCCACGATTTTCCTCTTCCTTGCCGTCCTTATGCTTCTGAGAATAAGCAGGGCCGTCAGCCAACGGGTGATGACGGAAAAATCCCTCCTCCTCTCTCAGCAGAAGCTGGAGAACAGGGTCTCCGTCCAGATGCGTGAGATAGAGGTTAACAAGAAAATCTCAATAGAGGCCATGGCCGTTTTGGCAGAATACTATAATGCCGACACAGGAGGACATCTGGCCAGGATCCAGGAATATGTAGCAATTCTCACCGCATCCCTGATGAGAAACTCTCCCTACGCCAAGTACCTGCACGATCACCCGCACTATACAGATAATATCATTCAGGCATCGCTTCTCCACGATATCGGCAAGGTGGTTATTCCAAGAAAAATACTGGAAAAACCGGGAAAGCTGACAAAAGAGGAGTATGATCTGGTAAAAACACACACCGTAGTTGCAGGTGAGGTACTGAACAGGGCCAATATAGAATTTTCAGAGTACTTCAATAAAGATAGCTATCTGGCACTGGCTGCAGATATCGCTCTCTATCACCACGAAAGATGGGACGGCACAGGCTACCCCCATGGTCTACAGGAAACTGAGATCCCCCTGGCCGCCAGGATTGCGTCCCTAGCCGATGTCTATGACGTCCTGAGAAGCAAGAGGGCCTACAAAGAGGCCTACTCCCACGCAGATTCAGTGGCTGAAATTATAAAAGAAAAGGGTAAGCAGTTTGACCCCTGTGTCACCGAGGCCTTTCTCAGCATGGCAGACAGTTTCTGTGAAATTTCGTCGAAAAACAACAGTAACATCTCAGCAAAGGCATAG
- a CDS encoding DUF3955 domain-containing protein: protein MIKIIFSKTLCALLLLASITCMISYRIIGSSIDSEGFLHEPFALIPLGWLFFFLTLLTGGGYLLRTILKKIAQ from the coding sequence ATGATAAAGATAATCTTTTCCAAAACCCTATGCGCTCTCCTGCTTTTAGCGTCCATTACCTGCATGATTTCCTATAGGATTATTGGCTCCAGCATTGACAGCGAAGGTTTCTTACACGAACCATTTGCCCTCATTCCCCTCGGATGGCTCTTCTTCTTTTTAACTCTATTGACCGGAGGTGGCTACCTGCTCAGGACCATTCTCAAAAAAATAGCTCAATAA
- a CDS encoding RND family efflux transporter, which yields MLIAAEGEEANLDNEQPNYQNAAQAGHAANLAEAASTTTDAEAMAAAERLDGARAAYDAADPEAPEAQDALENLEQARLAYAEAIAHTTGTVAADIYSMRMEDKMGWGQIAHELGVHPGVIGLGHSKKGGASIDPVEGAAFAQSNRGAGPGQLRDKNFSSGSPGAKDHGSKGMGNRGQDKAGRGGHGAQGNSGGNSGGKGNGGGSGGGNGGGNGGGNGGGNGGGKK from the coding sequence ATGCTTATAGCAGCAGAGGGAGAGGAGGCGAATCTTGATAATGAGCAACCGAACTATCAAAATGCTGCTCAGGCAGGGCACGCAGCAAATCTTGCCGAGGCTGCGAGTACCACAACGGATGCCGAGGCTATGGCCGCTGCAGAGAGATTGGATGGGGCCAGGGCCGCGTATGACGCCGCTGACCCTGAAGCGCCAGAGGCTCAAGACGCTCTGGAAAATCTTGAGCAGGCTCGTTTGGCCTATGCGGAGGCCATAGCTCATACCACGGGAACCGTTGCAGCGGATATTTATTCCATGCGTATGGAAGATAAAATGGGATGGGGGCAGATAGCCCATGAACTGGGGGTGCATCCCGGTGTCATTGGTCTTGGCCACAGTAAAAAAGGTGGTGCCTCTATTGATCCGGTGGAGGGCGCGGCCTTTGCTCAGTCTAACAGAGGGGCGGGTCCTGGGCAGTTGCGGGATAAAAATTTCAGTAGCGGCTCTCCCGGTGCTAAGGACCATGGTAGTAAGGGCATGGGAAACAGAGGTCAGGATAAGGCAGGTAGGGGCGGTCATGGTGCTCAGGGAAATTCCGGAGGGAACTCTGGTGGCAAGGGTAACGGTGGCGGTAGCGGTGGTGGTAATGGTGGTGGTAATGGTGGTGGTAATGGCGGCGGTAATGGCGGCGGGAAAAAATAG
- a CDS encoding Fic family protein, whose product MATVYSPSFEYSSVIIDLIASISEQIGLMGEIPESVVVDEIKTANRDRLVHSYLSVEKNSLTLEQVGAILEGNYISELPEGVKTLCSTVNMYDSFLGLSPSSQNDLLFVHNQLMQGRVPDKLTEGSTMMDISSPIDEVFASLRSLLLWLKGVDIHPLLASCLIHYELLCLKAFRKGNHNIAQLWQILILSKWRKTFALLPLSALLLDAESEYDERFWQAVNSGRATVFIEFILRTLLVGLKSIAPFFELPAPEPVPAVAEAEPSSPRAPVLSQIGEQVKILVRAVATDTSPSLELMKRLGLKHRPTFLYNYLRPALEAGVVEMIFPQTPRSRNQKYRLTASGRDLLEQMSVI is encoded by the coding sequence ATGGCAACAGTATATAGCCCCTCTTTTGAATATTCTTCCGTGATTATTGATCTTATTGCAAGCATTTCGGAACAGATAGGCCTGATGGGCGAAATCCCAGAGAGTGTAGTGGTCGATGAAATTAAAACTGCCAATAGAGATAGACTTGTTCACTCCTATCTCTCTGTGGAGAAAAATTCCCTCACCCTGGAGCAGGTTGGCGCGATTTTGGAGGGGAATTATATTTCTGAGCTACCTGAAGGGGTTAAGACTCTTTGCAGTACCGTGAATATGTATGATTCTTTTCTAGGTCTTTCTCCTTCCTCGCAAAATGATCTCCTCTTTGTTCATAATCAGTTGATGCAGGGGAGGGTGCCCGACAAGTTGACCGAGGGTAGTACCATGATGGATATATCCTCTCCCATTGATGAGGTCTTTGCCTCTCTGCGTTCCCTGCTTCTCTGGTTAAAGGGGGTGGATATTCATCCACTGCTGGCAAGTTGCCTCATTCATTATGAGCTACTCTGCTTGAAGGCATTTCGTAAGGGTAATCATAATATCGCTCAGTTATGGCAGATCCTTATCTTAAGTAAGTGGCGTAAGACCTTTGCTCTCTTGCCTCTCTCCGCTCTCCTTCTCGATGCTGAATCAGAGTATGACGAGAGGTTTTGGCAGGCAGTGAACTCAGGGCGGGCTACGGTCTTTATAGAATTTATTCTTCGCACCCTTCTTGTGGGGCTGAAGTCGATTGCTCCCTTTTTTGAGTTGCCGGCACCAGAGCCGGTGCCGGCAGTGGCAGAAGCTGAACCCTCTTCTCCTCGGGCACCTGTTTTATCTCAGATAGGTGAACAGGTGAAGATATTGGTACGGGCCGTGGCCACAGATACCAGCCCCTCCTTAGAATTAATGAAGAGATTGGGCTTGAAGCATCGTCCTACATTTCTCTATAATTATCTGCGACCTGCATTGGAGGCAGGAGTTGTGGAGATGATATTTCCGCAAACGCCCCGTTCTCGTAATCAAAAATATCGTTTGACTGCCAGTGGCAGGGATCTGCTGGAGCAAATGTCGGTTATTTAA
- a CDS encoding translation initiation factor Sui1 encodes MKNVKNKGLVYSTEVGKVCPKCGHPVKACRCSQGKTVIAIDGVVRVSRQSKGRKGAGVTLVTGLPLVEADLKKYAKQLKQKCGSGGTVKGGVIEIQGDHRSLLLDYLLSSGYKAKLAGG; translated from the coding sequence ATGAAAAATGTAAAAAATAAGGGCCTGGTCTATTCCACCGAAGTTGGTAAGGTTTGTCCTAAATGTGGTCATCCAGTCAAGGCCTGTCGCTGTAGCCAGGGAAAAACGGTAATAGCCATTGATGGTGTCGTGCGGGTAAGTCGTCAGAGCAAAGGTCGTAAGGGCGCTGGGGTGACCCTTGTTACAGGTCTGCCATTGGTGGAGGCGGATCTAAAGAAATATGCCAAGCAGCTTAAACAAAAATGTGGTTCCGGGGGTACCGTTAAAGGGGGAGTGATAGAAATTCAAGGAGATCATCGAAGCCTGCTCCTGGATTATCTTTTAAGCTCAGGCTATAAGGCTAAATTAGCGGGTGGTTGA
- a CDS encoding cold-shock protein — MAEGTVKWFNDAKGFGFIEQEGGDDLFVHHTSINASGFKTLEEGARVTFDIEQGPKGPAAANVTVI; from the coding sequence ATGGCTGAAGGAACTGTGAAGTGGTTTAACGACGCTAAGGGTTTTGGTTTTATCGAGCAAGAAGGTGGAGATGACCTTTTCGTACATCACACCAGCATCAATGCTAGTGGCTTTAAAACCCTCGAAGAAGGTGCACGTGTAACTTTCGACATTGAACAAGGCCCCAAGGGTCCTGCTGCTGCGAATGTTACCGTTATCTAG
- a CDS encoding PP2C family protein-serine/threonine phosphatase, with the protein MRMKTLQQRTAILVLLPTFLLLIGMGWGGYIFTRQSLMTLWSETAIANLQRAAHLIDMRISQPKSLLWALEHSSRSSTFQFTLDQLRELEGVDNVRVEGESVFARHRGPSRMGLMGGMDRSGELLDFADPVYRWDLAPSTISIIMDFSKPEGEKLGNIRVDIGITDLMRRLKEMDRWVSNSVFLIDGQGNVVAHSGSMSQSPDIVANRRFGSGKLLERETFSLLQQELYGTVFGEGNPPKEIAGFYQLSDLPLSLVVIAPGEEMLQPVVRFSFFYILAFTLSLLLILAFIRSATAQITDAVKSLSGAAENLANGVFGEVLPVKSDDEIGELTKNFNKMTRQLRQGLELQKAMEIAREVQQTLLPDSRYSDEALTIFASTHYCNETGGDFYDLIFFDEDGTRVGAIVGDVVGHGIGAALLMATIRAMLRTRSEQSGRLDEIMNDVNRVLCRDTVASSNFVTLFYLIVDKNLGEISWVRAGHDPAWLYTPESDIFAELKGAGIAMGVAESFRYHCNTIDMLPQKQLLVIGSDGAWEAQNALGEMFGKDRVKDVLSAHKDESPEEITEAINGEIGLFMDGIAPQDDITFIVMSLTRSVDL; encoded by the coding sequence ATGCGCATGAAAACACTCCAGCAACGGACAGCGATCTTAGTTTTGTTGCCAACATTTTTGTTACTCATAGGCATGGGTTGGGGTGGTTACATATTTACCCGGCAGAGCCTGATGACGCTGTGGAGTGAAACAGCAATAGCCAATTTACAGAGGGCAGCCCATCTCATAGATATGCGAATTTCTCAGCCAAAGAGCCTGCTTTGGGCCCTTGAACATAGCTCAAGAAGTTCGACCTTTCAATTCACCCTTGATCAGTTAAGGGAGTTAGAGGGTGTCGATAATGTCAGGGTTGAGGGGGAGAGTGTTTTTGCTCGTCATAGGGGGCCTTCACGCATGGGTCTTATGGGGGGGATGGACCGGAGTGGTGAACTCTTGGACTTTGCAGATCCCGTTTATCGCTGGGACTTAGCACCTTCAACTATTTCCATCATCATGGATTTTTCCAAACCGGAAGGGGAAAAGCTTGGAAATATTCGAGTAGACATTGGTATTACAGATTTGATGAGACGGTTGAAGGAGATGGATCGATGGGTAAGTAATAGTGTTTTTCTTATTGATGGGCAAGGGAATGTGGTTGCTCACTCCGGCTCAATGAGTCAGTCCCCTGATATTGTGGCTAATAGGCGTTTTGGCAGTGGTAAGCTGCTTGAAAGGGAAACATTTTCTCTGCTTCAGCAGGAACTCTATGGCACCGTTTTTGGCGAGGGGAATCCGCCGAAAGAAATTGCCGGTTTTTATCAGTTGAGTGACTTACCCCTCTCTCTGGTTGTTATTGCTCCAGGGGAAGAAATGCTCCAGCCTGTTGTCAGATTCAGTTTTTTTTATATTTTAGCATTTACCCTCTCTCTTTTGCTTATTCTTGCCTTTATCAGATCTGCAACCGCTCAAATAACCGATGCCGTTAAGAGTTTGTCTGGAGCTGCCGAGAATCTGGCTAATGGTGTTTTTGGAGAGGTCTTGCCGGTTAAATCCGATGATGAGATCGGTGAGCTCACTAAAAATTTCAATAAGATGACTCGCCAGTTGCGACAGGGTTTAGAGTTGCAAAAAGCCATGGAAATTGCGCGGGAAGTCCAGCAGACCCTTCTGCCAGACTCCCGATACAGCGATGAGGCTCTGACCATTTTTGCTTCAACTCATTACTGTAATGAAACCGGTGGAGATTTTTATGATCTGATTTTTTTCGATGAGGATGGCACAAGGGTCGGGGCAATAGTAGGGGATGTCGTAGGTCATGGTATAGGGGCGGCATTACTGATGGCAACTATCCGCGCTATGTTAAGAACCAGAAGTGAGCAATCGGGGCGCCTGGATGAAATTATGAATGATGTAAACCGGGTACTGTGCCGTGATACGGTGGCATCATCAAACTTCGTGACCCTGTTCTATCTCATTGTCGACAAGAACCTCGGCGAGATTAGCTGGGTCAGGGCCGGGCATGATCCAGCCTGGCTCTACACCCCTGAGAGTGATATCTTTGCAGAGTTGAAGGGGGCCGGTATCGCCATGGGAGTGGCAGAATCCTTTCGCTATCACTGTAATACCATAGATATGCTCCCGCAAAAACAGCTGCTTGTTATTGGCAGTGATGGTGCTTGGGAGGCCCAGAATGCCCTTGGCGAAATGTTTGGTAAGGATCGGGTGAAAGATGTTTTATCGGCCCACAAGGATGAGAGCCCTGAGGAAATTACAGAGGCAATAAACGGTGAAATAGGGCTGTTTATGGATGGGATAGCCCCTCAAGATGACATCACCTTTATTGTGATGAGTTTAACGCGAAGTGTTGATCTTTGA